One part of the Pandoraea faecigallinarum genome encodes these proteins:
- a CDS encoding 3-oxoacid CoA-transferase subunit A: MINKIYDSLASAVADVHDGATIMIGGFGNAGMPSALIDALIEQGARDLTIVNNNAGNGETGLAALLKAGRVRKIICSFPRQTDSQVFDGLYRAGKIELELVPQGNLAERIRAAGAGIGGFFTPTGFGTLLAEGKETRVIDGKSYVLESPIHADFALIKALKGDRWGNLVYRKTARNFGPIMATAAKCAIVQVSEVVELGELDPEAVVTPGIFVQRVVAVPGTPHA, encoded by the coding sequence GTGATCAACAAGATTTACGACTCGCTCGCCAGCGCGGTCGCGGACGTTCACGACGGCGCGACGATCATGATTGGCGGCTTCGGCAATGCCGGGATGCCCTCGGCGCTCATCGACGCCCTCATCGAACAAGGCGCTCGAGACCTGACCATCGTCAACAATAACGCCGGCAATGGCGAGACGGGCCTGGCGGCCCTGCTCAAGGCCGGACGCGTGCGCAAGATCATCTGCTCGTTCCCGCGCCAGACCGACTCGCAGGTGTTCGACGGCCTGTACCGTGCCGGCAAGATCGAGCTGGAACTGGTACCGCAGGGCAACCTCGCCGAGCGCATTCGCGCCGCGGGCGCCGGCATTGGCGGTTTCTTCACGCCGACCGGCTTCGGCACGCTGCTCGCCGAAGGCAAGGAAACACGCGTGATCGACGGCAAATCGTACGTGCTGGAATCGCCGATCCACGCCGACTTCGCGCTCATCAAGGCGCTCAAGGGCGATCGCTGGGGCAATCTCGTGTACCGCAAGACCGCTCGCAACTTCGGCCCGATCATGGCCACGGCGGCGAAGTGCGCCATCGTTCAGGTCAGCGAAGTCGTCGAGCTGGGCGAGCTCGATCCGGAAGCCGTGGTCACGCCCGGCATCTTCGTTCAACGCGTGGTCGC
- a CDS encoding IclR family transcriptional regulator: MPHMTSATTDTTEPTEPTDKKPGDSYVQSFARGLAVVKAFNAARPAQTLSEVAQASGLTRAGARRILLTLEALGYVRSEGRLFRLTPRILDLGFSYLTSMPLWNLAEPFMEALVQQVQESSSASVLDGDDIVYVLRVPVRKVMSINLSIGSRLPAWCTSMGRVMLSALPDTELDAALRRADLRAHTGRTITDIGTLRTRILDVREKGWALVDQELEEGLISIAAPIRNRAGQVIAAMNVSGQANRTSAAEMEAKFLAPLQQAAQKISQLVVV, from the coding sequence ATGCCTCACATGACCTCTGCGACGACCGACACGACCGAACCGACCGAACCGACCGACAAGAAGCCTGGCGACTCCTATGTGCAGTCGTTCGCGCGCGGGCTGGCGGTGGTCAAGGCGTTCAATGCCGCACGCCCGGCGCAGACTCTCTCGGAAGTTGCGCAGGCGTCTGGCCTCACGCGCGCCGGGGCGCGCCGCATTCTGCTTACACTCGAAGCACTGGGGTACGTGCGCAGCGAAGGGCGGCTGTTCCGTCTCACGCCGCGTATTCTGGATCTCGGGTTTTCCTACCTGACCTCGATGCCGCTGTGGAATCTGGCCGAACCGTTCATGGAAGCGCTGGTGCAGCAAGTGCAGGAGAGCAGTTCGGCGTCGGTGCTCGACGGCGATGACATCGTCTATGTGTTGCGTGTGCCCGTGCGCAAAGTGATGTCGATCAACCTGTCGATCGGCAGCCGGCTGCCCGCGTGGTGCACGTCGATGGGACGTGTCATGCTCTCGGCACTGCCGGACACCGAACTCGATGCCGCCCTTCGCCGTGCCGATCTGCGGGCGCACACCGGGCGTACGATCACGGACATCGGCACCCTGCGCACGCGCATTCTCGACGTGCGTGAGAAGGGATGGGCGCTGGTCGATCAGGAACTGGAAGAGGGACTGATTTCGATTGCCGCGCCGATTCGCAATCGCGCTGGCCAGGTGATTGCGGCGATGAACGTGAGCGGTCAGGCGAACCGGACATCCGCAGCCGAAATGGAGGCAAAGTTCCTCGCGCCGCTGCAACAGGCGGCGCAAAAGATCTCACAACTGGTGGTGGTGTAG
- a CDS encoding DUF2783 domain-containing protein — MALDTQPRLTRPDDFYEALIDMHRDLDDAQSQAANAQLILLLANQVGDHDTLLSAIRLARAGALGNAAQ; from the coding sequence ATGGCACTCGATACGCAACCGCGTCTGACGCGCCCAGACGATTTCTACGAAGCGCTGATCGACATGCATCGCGATCTCGACGATGCACAAAGTCAGGCCGCCAACGCACAACTGATCTTGCTGCTCGCCAATCAGGTCGGCGACCACGACACGCTGCTTTCCGCGATTCGTCTCGCCCGCGCCGGCGCACTCGGTAACGCGGCGCAGTGA
- a CDS encoding FAD-dependent oxidoreductase produces MSSIDYQRLTFDYRPCAEQSGSAVSGAATPPAVHPVIVVGAGPVGLATAIDLAQQGVSVIVLDDDCTLSTGSRAICFAKRTLDIFDRLGCGERMVEKGVRWNVGRVFLRDQEVYNFDLLPEAGHHRPAFINLQQYYVEGYLFERACQLPNIEIRWKNKVVGLTQQGTPGAADASVTLTVETPDGEYRTTARYVVAADGSRSPVRKLIGVDSHGRTFKDRFLIADVKMTADFPAERWFWFDPPFHPNQSVLLHRQPDDVWRIDFQLGWDADPVAEKAPERVIPRVQALLGPDAKFTLEWVSVYTFSCLRMDDFRHGHVLFAGDAAHGVSPFGARGANSGVQDAENLAWKLALVLAGHAPDALLDTYAREREFAADENIRNSTRSTDFITPKSPVSRVFRDAVLTLARDHAFARQLVNSGRLSVPAVLHESTLNTAERDTFAGRMTPGAACVDAPLSRHAREGWLLPRLGGRFVALVFGAPSSLDAPVLTALEALANDAVPVVPIFVTPDAEAALDVHDTHAVWHDTEGLAAQRYDAAPGTVYLIRPDQHVCARWRAVDAEAIAAARERALGRTVPEVAPLQCAA; encoded by the coding sequence ATGAGCAGCATCGATTACCAGCGCCTGACGTTCGATTACCGGCCGTGTGCCGAACAGTCCGGGAGCGCCGTGTCCGGCGCGGCAACGCCCCCGGCGGTGCATCCGGTCATCGTGGTCGGCGCCGGCCCGGTCGGGTTGGCCACCGCCATCGACCTCGCGCAGCAAGGCGTATCCGTGATCGTTCTCGACGACGATTGCACGCTCTCGACCGGCTCGCGCGCGATCTGTTTCGCCAAACGCACGCTCGACATCTTCGACCGTCTGGGCTGCGGCGAGCGCATGGTGGAAAAAGGCGTGCGCTGGAATGTGGGCCGCGTTTTCCTGCGCGATCAGGAGGTCTACAACTTCGATCTGCTGCCCGAAGCGGGGCACCATCGCCCGGCGTTCATCAACCTTCAGCAGTATTACGTCGAAGGCTATCTGTTCGAGCGTGCGTGCCAACTGCCGAACATCGAGATCCGATGGAAGAACAAGGTCGTCGGGCTTACGCAGCAAGGCACGCCCGGCGCGGCGGACGCCAGCGTCACGCTCACGGTCGAGACACCCGATGGCGAATATCGGACCACCGCCCGCTACGTCGTGGCGGCCGACGGTTCGCGCAGTCCGGTACGCAAGCTCATCGGCGTGGACAGCCACGGCCGCACGTTCAAGGATCGCTTCCTGATCGCCGACGTCAAGATGACGGCGGACTTCCCGGCCGAACGCTGGTTCTGGTTCGATCCGCCGTTCCATCCGAATCAGTCGGTGCTGCTGCACCGCCAGCCGGACGACGTCTGGCGTATCGACTTCCAGCTCGGATGGGACGCCGACCCGGTCGCGGAGAAAGCGCCGGAGCGTGTCATTCCTCGCGTGCAGGCGTTGCTCGGCCCCGATGCGAAATTCACGCTCGAATGGGTGAGCGTCTATACGTTCTCGTGCCTGCGCATGGACGACTTCCGCCACGGCCACGTACTGTTTGCCGGCGACGCCGCGCACGGTGTGTCGCCGTTCGGCGCACGCGGCGCGAACAGCGGTGTGCAGGACGCGGAAAACCTCGCGTGGAAACTTGCGCTCGTTCTGGCGGGCCATGCCCCCGACGCACTGCTCGACACCTACGCCCGCGAACGTGAATTCGCCGCCGACGAGAACATTCGCAACTCCACACGCTCGACCGATTTCATCACGCCGAAGAGCCCGGTCTCGCGCGTGTTCCGCGACGCCGTGCTTACCCTCGCGCGCGACCACGCGTTTGCACGTCAGCTCGTCAATAGCGGACGTCTGTCCGTGCCGGCCGTGCTGCACGAGTCGACGTTGAACACCGCGGAGCGCGATACCTTCGCGGGGCGCATGACGCCGGGTGCCGCATGCGTCGATGCCCCGCTCTCGCGCCACGCTCGCGAGGGCTGGCTGCTGCCGCGTCTGGGGGGCCGCTTCGTCGCGCTGGTGTTCGGTGCGCCCTCCTCGCTCGACGCCCCGGTGCTGACCGCGCTCGAAGCGCTGGCCAACGACGCGGTGCCGGTCGTCCCCATTTTCGTCACGCCGGATGCCGAAGCCGCGCTCGACGTGCATGACACGCACGCTGTCTGGCACGACACGGAAGGCCTCGCGGCGCAGCGCTATGACGCCGCGCCCGGCACGGTGTATCTGATTCGCCCGGACCAGCACGTATGCGCCCGCTGGCGTGCCGTCGACGCCGAGGCGATTGCCGCCGCACGCGAGCGCGCTCTGGGGCGCACGGTGCCGGAAGTCGCACCGCTGCAATGTGCGGCCTGA
- a CDS encoding MBL fold metallo-hydrolase, with product MAKAFASQADLEAKKVTFTQLSENAWAYTAEGDPNSGVIIGDDGVMIVDTTATPAMAQDLIAKIRTITDKPIKYVVLSHYHAVRVLGASAYFAEGAQQVIASRGTYEMIVERGEADMKSEIERFPRLFAGVETVPGLTWPTLVFEKEMTLFLGKLEVKIAHLGSGHTKGDTVVWLPSQKVLFSGDLVEYDAACYTGDAQLAEWPATLDALAALGAEKLVPGRGPALTTPEEVAKGLAYTKDFVTTLFEAGKQAVEQKLDLKGAMALTRSKMDPKFGHVFIYEHCLPFDVTRAFDEAAGITHPRIWTAQRDKEMWAALQD from the coding sequence ATGGCCAAAGCATTCGCCTCGCAAGCCGACCTGGAAGCCAAGAAGGTCACGTTCACCCAACTGTCGGAAAACGCCTGGGCCTATACGGCCGAGGGCGATCCGAACTCCGGCGTCATCATCGGCGACGACGGCGTAATGATCGTCGACACAACGGCCACGCCCGCCATGGCGCAGGACCTCATCGCCAAGATCCGCACGATCACCGACAAGCCGATCAAGTACGTCGTGCTTTCGCACTATCACGCAGTGCGCGTGCTCGGTGCGTCCGCCTATTTCGCCGAAGGTGCGCAGCAAGTGATCGCCAGCCGCGGCACGTACGAGATGATCGTCGAGCGCGGCGAAGCCGACATGAAGTCGGAAATCGAACGCTTTCCGCGCCTGTTCGCGGGCGTCGAAACGGTGCCGGGCCTCACGTGGCCGACGCTCGTGTTCGAGAAGGAAATGACGCTGTTCCTCGGCAAGCTCGAAGTCAAGATCGCGCACCTCGGTTCGGGCCACACGAAGGGCGACACGGTGGTGTGGCTGCCGTCGCAGAAGGTGCTGTTCTCGGGCGACCTCGTCGAGTACGACGCCGCCTGCTACACCGGTGACGCACAACTCGCCGAATGGCCCGCCACGCTCGACGCGCTTGCCGCCCTGGGTGCCGAGAAGCTCGTGCCGGGCCGTGGCCCCGCACTGACCACGCCGGAGGAAGTGGCCAAGGGACTCGCCTATACCAAGGATTTCGTGACGACGCTGTTCGAAGCCGGCAAACAGGCCGTCGAACAGAAGCTCGACCTCAAGGGTGCGATGGCGCTCACGCGCAGCAAGATGGACCCGAAGTTCGGTCACGTCTTCATCTACGAACACTGTTTGCCGTTCGACGTGACGCGCGCGTTCGACGAGGCCGCCGGCATCACGCATCCGCGTATCTGGACCGCGCAGCGCGACAAGGAAATGTGGGCCGCCCTTCAGGACTGA
- a CDS encoding IclR family transcriptional regulator, producing MNRIPMDGNAGANDAKGQPGQPARASRGVQSVDVAARVLQALARARRPLGPGDLATLAGLPPAQAHPYLVSLTRLGLLKRDPMSGDYAPGPMTLRLALLHLENDPAYRAAVPRVVTFARETGFCVAICTSAPQGPVVVHFERAAFPLHVNLHVGSVMSLTTTSTGRAFCAFTPGERWPQAWHEQMPDVDGERKRFDALLDETREHGLSRSVNTPSPSVSSLCAPVFDASGRLRLALTAIGPTAALDVAWDGAAANALRATASAIASHIDVAGHDTEPLA from the coding sequence ATGAACCGAATTCCGATGGACGGTAATGCCGGTGCGAATGACGCGAAGGGACAGCCCGGTCAGCCCGCTCGCGCCTCGCGCGGCGTGCAAAGCGTGGATGTCGCGGCGCGGGTGCTACAGGCGCTGGCGCGGGCGCGCCGCCCGCTGGGCCCGGGTGATCTCGCAACGCTCGCCGGGTTGCCGCCAGCGCAGGCGCACCCGTATCTCGTGAGTCTTACGCGGCTGGGGTTGCTCAAACGCGACCCGATGTCGGGCGATTACGCGCCGGGACCCATGACGCTGCGTCTCGCGCTGCTGCATCTCGAAAACGACCCGGCATACCGCGCCGCCGTGCCACGCGTGGTGACGTTCGCCCGCGAGACGGGGTTTTGCGTGGCCATCTGCACGAGCGCGCCTCAGGGGCCGGTCGTCGTGCATTTCGAGCGCGCGGCCTTTCCGTTGCATGTGAACCTGCACGTGGGGTCCGTGATGTCGCTCACCACCACCTCGACCGGACGCGCCTTTTGCGCCTTTACCCCAGGCGAGCGGTGGCCGCAGGCATGGCACGAGCAGATGCCGGATGTCGATGGCGAACGAAAGCGGTTCGACGCGCTGCTCGACGAGACGCGCGAGCATGGCTTGTCGCGCAGCGTGAATACGCCGAGTCCCTCGGTGAGCAGCCTGTGCGCACCGGTGTTCGACGCGAGCGGACGTCTGCGTCTGGCACTCACGGCCATCGGCCCGACGGCGGCGCTCGACGTAGCCTGGGACGGTGCGGCCGCCAATGCCCTGCGCGCCACGGCGAGCGCGATTGCGTCGCACATCGACGTGGCGGGCCACGACACGGAGCCGCTCGCATGA
- a CDS encoding IclR family transcriptional regulator, which produces MSATHNRSESGVARDDSVSANAKPQRGIQALESTGVLLEALVAAGRPLPLNALARDAGMAPAKAHPHLVSLQRAGLLSRDANGNFEAGGLSLALGLMALQRLSPTGEAEPEILALAQATGLSAAMAVLGPVGPTVVRLEEAMRPQHVSLRIGTVLSLVNTAIGRTFAAFLPTPVLDGMLGQEPVRMAGLGAEGHAATPPADYGVRLTAIRDRRFDTALSNPVPGIDTIAVPVFDHTGEVILVLALMGSSGSFETSFDAAPSQALRAAAHRLSWRFGAVGRARGMADELR; this is translated from the coding sequence ATGAGCGCGACGCACAACCGTAGCGAATCCGGCGTGGCGCGTGACGATAGCGTGAGCGCGAACGCCAAGCCGCAGCGTGGCATTCAGGCGCTCGAGAGCACCGGCGTGCTGCTGGAGGCATTGGTGGCGGCGGGGCGTCCGTTGCCCCTTAACGCGTTGGCGCGCGACGCCGGGATGGCGCCGGCGAAGGCCCATCCGCATTTGGTGAGTTTGCAACGAGCGGGCTTGTTGTCGCGAGACGCGAACGGCAATTTCGAAGCGGGCGGCCTGAGCCTGGCGTTGGGCCTGATGGCATTGCAACGCCTTTCGCCGACTGGCGAGGCCGAGCCGGAAATCCTCGCGCTCGCGCAGGCAACGGGACTGTCGGCGGCGATGGCCGTGCTCGGCCCGGTCGGCCCGACCGTCGTTCGTCTGGAGGAGGCGATGCGTCCGCAGCATGTGAGCTTGCGCATCGGCACCGTACTCTCGCTCGTGAACACGGCCATCGGACGCACGTTCGCGGCTTTCCTGCCGACGCCGGTCCTCGACGGCATGCTCGGGCAGGAGCCGGTTCGCATGGCGGGTCTGGGCGCGGAGGGGCACGCGGCGACGCCGCCCGCCGATTACGGCGTGCGCCTCACGGCGATTCGCGACCGGCGCTTCGATACCGCGCTGAGCAACCCGGTGCCCGGCATCGACACGATTGCCGTGCCGGTATTCGACCACACGGGCGAGGTCATCCTCGTACTCGCATTGATGGGCTCATCGGGCAGCTTCGAGACATCGTTCGACGCAGCGCCGTCGCAAGCCTTGCGTGCGGCCGCGCACCGGCTCTCGTGGCGTTTCGGCGCAGTGGGCCGAGCCCGCGGCATGGCTGACGAGTTGCGCTGA
- a CDS encoding histidine-type phosphatase encodes MLSACTTQGPAPADPAKPPESAARIDGMPADWTLVSAVIVSRHGVRSPTHAHPPLDKLSPDAWPGWPVPAGYLTARGGSLAERMGRYYGDWLRARRVLPDGACPAPGVVYGWADIDQRTRESGNALLQGIAPGCGMRTSHQADLTTYDAVFQPVAAGDCPLDPGAARGAIEARLAPDGVAGLNRRYAASLARMGEVLDYAHSPACGAPGGCKLEDVPTRLRVEGDGSGVTLRGALGSAAKASEVFLLQYGEGLPDNAVAWGRIRDDKDWALLLAAHNAQRDLLNKTPYLATTNGTPLLATVLDALTRAEAAGASPAAPVRGPVVPAGNRVYVLTGHDTNIANLAGMLKLDWQLTGQPDNTPPDGALVFSLWRNPAGEPFVRVEFVYQSMHQLRHLTALSLDEPARRETLTLSECTGGPDGKACQWPAFAQRARAALSPACLEGVK; translated from the coding sequence GTGCTGAGCGCCTGTACGACGCAGGGCCCGGCGCCCGCCGATCCCGCCAAACCGCCGGAATCGGCGGCCCGTATCGACGGCATGCCCGCGGACTGGACGCTCGTCTCCGCGGTGATCGTCAGCCGTCACGGCGTTCGCTCGCCAACCCATGCGCATCCTCCCCTGGACAAATTGAGCCCGGACGCCTGGCCGGGCTGGCCCGTGCCCGCAGGCTATCTGACGGCACGCGGCGGCTCGCTGGCCGAACGCATGGGGCGTTACTACGGCGATTGGCTGCGCGCGCGACGCGTGTTGCCTGACGGCGCATGCCCCGCCCCCGGCGTTGTGTACGGATGGGCCGACATCGATCAGCGCACGCGCGAGTCGGGGAATGCCTTGCTGCAAGGCATCGCCCCGGGGTGCGGCATGCGCACGTCGCATCAGGCCGATCTCACGACTTACGACGCGGTGTTCCAGCCGGTGGCCGCCGGCGACTGCCCGCTCGACCCGGGCGCGGCGCGCGGGGCGATCGAGGCGCGTCTGGCCCCGGACGGTGTCGCCGGACTGAACCGGCGCTATGCCGCATCGCTTGCCCGCATGGGCGAAGTGCTGGACTACGCGCATAGCCCCGCATGCGGCGCACCGGGCGGCTGCAAGCTGGAGGACGTGCCGACGCGTTTGCGTGTCGAGGGCGACGGCAGCGGCGTGACGTTGCGCGGTGCGTTGGGAAGTGCCGCGAAGGCGTCGGAAGTCTTCCTGTTGCAGTATGGCGAGGGGTTGCCCGACAACGCGGTCGCGTGGGGACGGATTCGTGACGACAAGGACTGGGCGCTGCTTCTGGCCGCTCACAACGCCCAGCGCGATCTGCTCAACAAGACCCCGTATCTGGCGACGACCAACGGCACACCGCTGTTGGCCACGGTGCTCGACGCGCTCACGCGCGCCGAGGCAGCCGGGGCGTCGCCGGCTGCGCCGGTGCGCGGCCCCGTCGTGCCTGCGGGCAATCGTGTCTACGTGCTCACGGGGCACGACACGAACATTGCCAATCTCGCGGGCATGCTCAAGCTCGACTGGCAACTGACCGGTCAGCCGGACAACACGCCGCCCGACGGCGCGCTCGTTTTCTCGCTGTGGCGCAACCCGGCAGGCGAGCCGTTCGTTCGCGTGGAGTTCGTGTATCAGTCGATGCATCAGTTACGGCATCTCACTGCGCTGTCGCTCGACGAGCCTGCCAGGCGCGAGACGCTGACACTCTCCGAATGCACCGGCGGGCCGGACGGGAAGGCTTGCCAATGGCCGGCGTTCGCGCAGCGCGCGAGGGCGGCGTTGTCGCCCGCCTGTCTGGAGGGCGTGAAGTAA
- a CDS encoding tautomerase family protein: MPLVHISLRSGKTAAYRQAIFDGVYGAMRDTFNVPEDDQFMAMTEHDAANFRYGASYLGVSRSDDLVFIQITANNTRTTQQKKALFRRIAERLADSPGLRQEDVFVSLVEVEKENWSLGNGIAQYA, encoded by the coding sequence ATGCCACTCGTTCATATCTCACTGCGCTCGGGGAAGACGGCCGCGTACCGGCAGGCGATCTTCGACGGCGTGTATGGCGCCATGCGCGACACCTTTAACGTGCCGGAAGACGACCAGTTCATGGCGATGACGGAGCACGACGCGGCGAACTTCCGCTATGGCGCGTCGTATCTCGGCGTCAGTCGAAGCGACGACCTCGTGTTCATCCAGATCACCGCAAACAACACGCGCACCACGCAACAGAAGAAAGCACTGTTCAGGCGGATCGCGGAGCGGCTCGCCGACAGTCCCGGCCTTCGTCAGGAGGACGTATTTGTGAGTCTCGTAGAGGTCGAGAAAGAAAATTGGTCGCTCGGCAACGGGATCGCGCAATACGCCTGA
- a CDS encoding LysR family transcriptional regulator, which yields MIERPLDLDAVKAFVCVAELGSFTRAAEAMQTTQAAVSLKLKRLEDRLGLRLVERTPRYVELSAKGVTFLEHARELLDAHERALGAFAGVRQRLSIGVSDHVAGPELPALIARMNAQDPELSIDVRIASSGDLLQSFDRRELDAAIVRLHAGRDDGEMLAEESLGWFASPHWQHRANEPLPIATLAEPCGVRVMAGRLLDAASVPWREVFVGGGVPTVAAAVMAGLGVAALAPRMLPFGALDVGEKLGLPEIPRLPVLLHTRVREGRAHDALVTLSAAFRSVVRG from the coding sequence ATGATTGAGCGCCCTCTCGACCTGGATGCGGTCAAAGCATTCGTCTGTGTTGCCGAACTCGGCAGTTTCACGCGTGCGGCGGAAGCCATGCAGACGACGCAGGCTGCCGTCAGTCTGAAGTTGAAGCGTCTCGAAGACAGGCTGGGGCTTCGTCTTGTCGAGAGAACGCCCCGGTACGTGGAGCTATCCGCGAAAGGGGTGACCTTTCTCGAGCACGCTCGCGAACTGCTCGATGCCCATGAGCGCGCACTGGGTGCGTTTGCCGGCGTTCGCCAGCGTCTGTCGATCGGTGTGAGCGATCACGTTGCCGGACCCGAACTGCCTGCGCTGATTGCGAGGATGAATGCGCAGGATCCGGAGTTGTCGATCGACGTGCGGATTGCGTCGTCGGGCGACCTGTTGCAGAGCTTCGACCGGCGTGAGCTGGATGCGGCGATTGTTCGCCTGCATGCCGGACGGGACGACGGCGAGATGCTTGCCGAGGAAAGCCTTGGCTGGTTTGCGTCGCCGCATTGGCAGCATCGCGCGAATGAACCGTTGCCGATTGCGACGCTTGCGGAGCCATGCGGGGTGCGCGTGATGGCAGGGCGGCTTCTCGATGCGGCCTCGGTACCGTGGCGCGAAGTCTTCGTGGGAGGCGGCGTGCCCACGGTGGCAGCGGCCGTGATGGCGGGCCTCGGCGTGGCAGCACTGGCGCCGCGCATGCTGCCGTTCGGCGCGCTCGACGTCGGCGAGAAACTCGGACTTCCCGAGATCCCGCGTCTGCCCGTGCTGCTGCACACACGCGTCAGAGAAGGACGCGCCCACGATGCCCTGGTGACGCTGTCGGCGGCGTTTCGGAGTGTGGTGAGAGGGTAG
- a CDS encoding glutathione S-transferase family protein, with protein sequence MTTRKLFYYPSNASMAPHIVLEEIGEPFEMALVDREQNAHKSTDYLRLNPNGLIPVLVDGDMVLYEAAAICLHLADAHPESRLAPSLATPERAQFYKWLMWLTNTLQSTLIVYFYPHRWVDTGDTQAAKQVQAHAESKIGALLDLLEAHLRMNNGPWMLGDQYTILDPYAFMLCRWTRNFAKPARERPVLGRYLQQMLARPAVQRAIKTEGLVAPLV encoded by the coding sequence ATGACCACCAGGAAACTCTTCTATTACCCCAGCAACGCGAGCATGGCGCCGCATATCGTTCTCGAGGAAATCGGGGAGCCTTTCGAAATGGCGCTCGTGGATCGCGAGCAAAACGCACACAAGTCCACGGACTATCTGCGTTTGAACCCGAACGGTTTGATTCCGGTGCTGGTCGACGGCGACATGGTGCTTTATGAGGCGGCCGCCATTTGCCTGCATCTGGCAGACGCCCACCCCGAAAGCCGGTTGGCTCCGTCGCTGGCAACGCCGGAACGCGCTCAGTTTTACAAGTGGCTCATGTGGCTGACAAACACGCTGCAATCGACACTGATCGTCTACTTTTACCCGCACCGGTGGGTGGACACGGGCGATACGCAGGCCGCGAAGCAAGTGCAGGCCCATGCCGAATCGAAGATCGGCGCATTGCTCGACCTGTTGGAAGCCCACCTAAGGATGAACAACGGTCCATGGATGCTGGGAGATCAATACACGATCCTCGATCCCTATGCGTTCATGCTCTGCCGCTGGACACGAAATTTTGCGAAGCCGGCACGCGAGCGGCCGGTGCTCGGCCGGTATTTGCAGCAGATGCTGGCGCGGCCTGCGGTCCAGCGCGCGATCAAGACGGAAGGACTTGTCGCGCCGCTGGTGTGA
- a CDS encoding alpha/beta fold hydrolase: MPSLDVEIAAVDGYPLGAHVWYPDDLPASGVVLIHPATAVPERLYFAFAQYVARRGLIALTYSYRGVDGSRPASLRGFKARMRDWADLDVEGVTHWACERYPALPLYAVGHSFGGHAIGLCESSNLLRAAVQIASHAGAMRVVANRRERARITVLMHWIAPLLARATGFMPGSRLGIGEDLPKDVLLEWSAWTRLSNYFFDDPTLDAASRFARVRTPILSLGFDDDLWATRMGIDMLVARFRRAPVTRREIRAGLSESGAIGHMGYFRQRSGAFLWPETVDWLLSTGMRNAAGVAPGAAAPLTSNH, from the coding sequence ATGCCATCGCTGGATGTCGAAATTGCCGCCGTCGACGGGTATCCGCTCGGCGCACATGTCTGGTACCCGGACGACTTGCCCGCCAGCGGCGTCGTGCTGATCCATCCGGCAACCGCCGTGCCCGAGCGGTTGTACTTCGCGTTCGCGCAATACGTTGCCCGGCGCGGGCTGATTGCGCTCACCTACAGCTATCGGGGTGTCGACGGATCGCGCCCGGCGTCGCTGCGAGGTTTCAAGGCCCGTATGCGCGACTGGGCCGATCTGGATGTCGAGGGCGTGACGCACTGGGCGTGCGAGCGTTATCCGGCGCTGCCGCTTTACGCCGTTGGTCACAGTTTCGGCGGCCACGCCATCGGGTTATGCGAAAGCTCGAATCTGTTGCGCGCTGCGGTGCAGATCGCCTCGCACGCCGGAGCCATGCGCGTTGTGGCGAACCGTCGCGAGCGCGCCAGAATCACCGTGCTCATGCACTGGATTGCTCCCCTGCTCGCCCGCGCGACGGGCTTCATGCCGGGCAGCCGTCTCGGCATAGGCGAAGATCTTCCCAAAGATGTGTTGCTCGAATGGAGCGCATGGACGCGCCTGTCGAATTATTTCTTCGACGACCCCACCCTGGACGCCGCATCCCGCTTCGCCCGCGTGCGCACGCCGATCCTCTCGTTGGGGTTCGACGACGACCTGTGGGCAACGCGTATGGGCATCGACATGCTGGTTGCGCGATTTCGCCGCGCGCCCGTGACGCGGCGTGAAATCCGTGCCGGTCTTTCGGAATCCGGGGCGATCGGGCATATGGGATACTTTCGCCAACGTTCCGGCGCGTTTCTCTGGCCGGAAACCGTCGACTGGCTACTGTCGACGGGCATGCGGAATGCCGCGGGCGTGGCTCCGGGTGCTGCCGCTCCATTGACATCGAACCATTGA